In Maniola hyperantus chromosome 13, iAphHyp1.2, whole genome shotgun sequence, one genomic interval encodes:
- the l(2)k05819 gene encoding transmembrane protein 94 isoform X4, whose amino-acid sequence MEDNIQHEKGYTTKAALIKLRDDIRTVIKEHKQKKSLGIIRNIISLKSERVLLSGIAYTVIIINIICLILTYLVGGTLLAQGYLLWEALFLFILLVINIVVAINEEYLYRNEIPHRVKKVLETLDQAIEKCLWKEHHYPHLCAPFSPCVILQWTYRDGVIVNLPWALLVEGDIIVLRPGQEVPGHCQGLQPGDPELFFGQIFLSGSQSKEHFSAPRVRTPHPNEAYKMCETPYLNNLKLALGQATARPVTVFEKQRYLCTVKILEGIVLPVAVSLVLAASAARHVARLPGAPHWSEVYLLQPAAASVPLLQIFFPLAWVTLNCYGLARFKLLSETRQIYTRPKSCSISEEATDPLIQALSESNLKVDSLRSLGKTFWNILLGREDMVARTANIVHVLGSLSALCCVDKKGILSWPNPTAEKVFFLRNSSPTSQNSSKTSLVDSMGHQSQSNLDQIGDTKPNPEPSTIVEVLDLTHDQNAPFRVEFDEQRWRTHLARLKPLGLAALLNTCAEAPRHTYAHFCAHLTCEAHYSEDLVPVTNRRCLCELAKQIGFTDTVTNSYNVQECLAVFRHLQADTIRRETRFVRSLHLSTRVKVPLPHMLAVLVKEHSNQLQMLTQGTADIILDSCVDYWNGSDLTPISPSDRKKIIDFYQRNSLTAYCTAFAYKPLTRGISSALAQQYLELPADSRSLYAPHSSQWPDAPALHFHSTDSLLFNEITDDDVSDADGYFDMQCNQVFIGMVTMQYQAQSDMVELIERLERACIRFVHFSKENELRSRVFSEKMGLESGWNCHISLMSDRPGSKPSSPLSSQTLGRERGNTASQLTRPDTGDVTTYSGNISSSKALSMSAPGAINLVHTTVKFNDEIKKTRHSLTTHQGLKLQRGSVATSQASTDSLLHDDAPDTADSPPDACRSLSCLTDSTDHSAPLNFDMSNRAKLPRGIENIRPHIEQVDNVPLLVSLFTDCTANSVHRMIQIMQDYGEVVCVMGSAANCQNMEVFMQADASIAVEPLYPVLCQKMPPYQVPQTCIGPIDLARSLNSVPCSLSMARAADVSLFALITMSRHFTMCLWNTTQFWICSACFLSLIQVVSVMCFGVGALTVGGAAWGALVGAVLASALGFAPPPSALMLRAATRPALSFSPRMALFIFWCYACKFLPSVISILLLHGLTLRSFCEQIADFTNSTSCWLIYPVNVGNSCVGSSQDLSLKSWQGWGDEFYDGLYLAQHITLALVTLHLIIISLSFVHRHSSIWQRRFWSNRVWSTRVVLLIIIQGVASGLLLRGTYGACDAWGACALRYRPPGALSGAYAASLLLVFLLNELIKWQEIKADARNQRRARLDFGTKLGMNSPF is encoded by the exons AGACTCTAGATCAAGCCATTGAAAAATGTCTATGGAAAGAACATCATTATCCACACTTATGCGCTCCTTTCTCGCCCTGTGTGATACTACAATGGACGTACAGAGATG GTGTCATAGTAAATCTCCCCTGGGCGCTGTTGGTGGAAGGGGACATAATCGTGCTCCGACCGGGCCAGGAAGTTCCGGGACATTGTCAGGGTCTGCAGCCAGGGGATCCAGAATTATTCTTTGGGCAGATTTTTTTATCTGGATCACAG TCAAAAGAGCATTTCAGCGCGCCGCGCGTGCGCACACCGCACCCCAATGAGGCCTATAAAATGTGCGAAACGCCTTACTTGAACAACTTGAAACTGGCCCTCGGCCAGGCCACAGCTAGACCTGTGACCGTGTTCGAGAAACAGAGGTACTTG TGCACGGTGAAGATTCTAGAAGGCATAGTGCTGCCGGTGGCGGTGTCGCTGGTGCTGGCGGCGAGCGCGGCGCGCCACGTGGCCCGCCTGCCTGGCGCGCCGCACTGGAGCGAGGTGTACTTGCTGCAGCCGGCGGCGGCGTCCGTGCCGCTGCTGCAGATATTCTTCCCCCTCGCCTGGGTGACGCTCAACTGCTACGGGCTGGCGAG GTTTAAACTATTGTCGGAAACGCGTCAAATATACACCCGTCCCAAATCCTGTTCCATATCCGAGGAAGCGACCGACCCGCTCATACAAGCGCTGAGCGAATCCAACCTCAAAGTGGACAGCTTGCGATCTCTGGGCAAGACCTTCTGGAACATTCTCCTCGGTAGAGAGGACATGGTCGCGAGAACTGCCAATATTGTTCACGTTTTGGGCTCCTTGTCG GCTCTCTGCTGTGTGGATAAAAAGGGCATTTTATCGTGGCCCAATCCAACCGCGGAGAAAGTATTCTTTCTGCGCAATTCGAGCCCCACTTCGCAAAATTCCAGCAAAACCAGCCTCGTGGACTCAATGGGACACCAGAGCCAAAGCAACCTCGACCAAATTGGCGACACCAAACCGAATCCCGAACCATCTACTATCGTTGAG GTGCTGGATCTAACCCACGACCAAAACGCGCCGTTCCGCGTGGAGTTTGACGAACAAAGATGGCGCACGCACCTCGCGCGTTTGAAACCCTTGGGTCTCGCTGCGTTGCTCAACACGTGTGCGGAGGCTCCGAGGCACACTTACGCGCACTTCTGCGCACACCTCACATGCGAGGCTCACTACAG TGAAGATCTAGTGCCTGTAACGAATCGAAGATGTCTTTGCGAATTGGCAAAACAAATTGGATTCACTGATACCGTCACTAATTCATATAATGTACAAGAATGTTTGGCTGTCTTCAGACATTTG CAAGCAGATACAATACGGCGGGAGACGCGCTTCGTGCGCTCGCTGCACCTGAGCACGCGCGTCAAGGTGCCGCTCCCGCACATGCTGGCAGTTCTCGTGAAGGAGCACTCCAACCAGCTGCAGATGCTGACGCAG GGCACGGCAGACATAATCCTGGACTCGTGCGTGGACTACTGGAACGGCAGCGACCTCACGCCGATATCGCCGTCGGATCGCAAGAAGATCATCGACTTCTACCAGCGGAACTCTCTCACGGCCTACTGTACTGCCTTCGCTTACAA gccTTTGACCCGTGGCATATCTTCGGCTCTGGCACAGCAATACTTGGAGCTGCCGGCAGATAGTCGCTCTCTGTACGCCCCACACTCGAGCCAATGGCCTGACGCGCCCGCACTGCACTTTCACTCTACAG ATTCTTTGCTATTCAACGAAATAACGGATGACGACGTCAGTGACGCTGACGGATATTTTGACATGCAGTGCAATCAG gtatttataggAATGGTGACAATGCAGTACCAGGCGCAAAGCGACATGGTGGAGTTGATTGAGCGCCTCGAGCGCGCTTGCATTCGCTTCGTACACTTCAGCAAGGAGAACGAACTGCGCTCGCGCGTCTTCAGCGAGAAGATGGGCTTGGAGTCCGGCTGGAACTGCCACATCTCGCTCATGAGCGACCGCCCTGGCAG CAAGCCGAGCTCGCCGCTGTCGTCCCAGACGCTGGGCCGCGAGCGCGGCAACACGGCGTCGCAACTCACTAGGCCCGACACGGGTGACGTCACTACCTATAG CGGGAATATTTCGTCGTCAAAAGCTCTGTCGATGTCAGCGCCTGGGGCGATCAACTTGGTACATACCACTGTCAAGTTTAACGATGAAATTAAGAAGACCCGCCATTCGCTTACCACGCATCAGGGATTGAAG CTTCAGCGCGGCAGTGTGGCCACGAGCCAAGCGTCCACGGACTCCCTGCTGCACGACGACGCGCCGGACACGGCAGATTCGCCACCGGACGCATGCCGCTCCCTGTCCTGCCTGACGGACTCAACCGACCACTCCGCGCCGCTCAACTTCGACATGAGCAACCGG GCGAAACTCCCGCGCGGCATCGAGAACATTCGGCCTCACATCGAGCAAGTTGACAACGTGCCACTTCTCGTCTCCCTGTTCACGGATTGCACCGCGAACTCCGTGCATCGAATGATACAGATTATGCAG GATTATGGCGAAGTGGTCTGCGTGATGGGCTCTGCAGCAAATTGCCAGAACATGGAGGTATTCATGCAGGCTGATGCCAG CATAGCAGTGGAGCCCCTATACCCAGTGTTGTGTCAAAAGATGCCTCCCTACCAAGTGCCACAAACTTGCATCGGACCCATCGACCTAGCGCGGTCACTCAATTCTGTGCCCTGCTCCTTGTCG ATGGCGCGCGCCGCGGACGTGTCTCTGTTCGCGCTGATCACGATGTCGCGCCACTTCACCATGTGTCTGTGGAACACCACCCAGTTCTGGATCTGCAGCGCCTGCTTCCTATCACTGATACAG GTGGTGTCGGTGATGTGCTTCGGCGTGGGCGCGCTCACGGTGGGCGGCGCGGCGTGGGGCGCGCTGGTGGGCGCGGTGCTGGCCAGCGCGCTGGGCTTCGCGCCGCCGCCCTCCGCTCTCATGCTGCGCGCCGCCACCAGACCCGCTCTCTCTTTCAGCCCTAGG atggcgctgttcatATTCTGGTGCTACGCGTGCAAGTTCCTACCCTCAGTGATATCGATCCTACTTCTCCACGGCCTCACACTGAGGAGTTTCTGCGAGCAAATAGCTGACTTCACCAACTCCACCTCGTGCTGGCTTATATACCCAGTGAATGTTGGCAACTCCTGTGTGGGCTCGAGCCAGGACCTGTCTCTGAAGAGCTGGCAGGGATGGGGAGATGAGTTCTACGACGGATTGTATTTGGCGCAGCATATTACACTGGCGTTGGTCACTTTGCATTTAA TTATAATATCGCTGTCGTTCGTGCATAGACACTCCTCGATATGGCAGAGGAGGTTTTGGTCTAACAGAGTTTGGTCCACGAGAGTGGTGCTATT AATAATAATCCAGGGCGTAGCGAGCGGCTTGCTGCTTCGCGGTACGTACGGGGCTTGCGACGCGTGGGGCGCGTGCGCACTGCGGTACAGGCCGCCGGGCGCGCTCAGCGGGGCGTATGCCGCCTCCCTGCTGCTCGTGTTCCTGCTCAACGAGCTCATCAAGTGGCAGGAGATCAA GGCTGACGCGCGCAACCAAAGAAGGGCCCGCTTGGATTTCGGAACAAAACTAGGAATGAATTCGCCATTTTAG
- the l(2)k05819 gene encoding transmembrane protein 94 isoform X1, with protein MTFVLLLKNINKKNRMGLGIIRNIISLKSERVLLSGIAYTVIIINIICLILTYLVGGTLLAQGYLLWEALFLFILLVINIVVAINEEYLYRNEIPHRVKKVLETLDQAIEKCLWKEHHYPHLCAPFSPCVILQWTYRDGVIVNLPWALLVEGDIIVLRPGQEVPGHCQGLQPGDPELFFGQIFLSGSQSKEHFSAPRVRTPHPNEAYKMCETPYLNNLKLALGQATARPVTVFEKQRYLCTVKILEGIVLPVAVSLVLAASAARHVARLPGAPHWSEVYLLQPAAASVPLLQIFFPLAWVTLNCYGLARFKLLSETRQIYTRPKSCSISEEATDPLIQALSESNLKVDSLRSLGKTFWNILLGREDMVARTANIVHVLGSLSALCCVDKKGILSWPNPTAEKVFFLRNSSPTSQNSSKTSLVDSMGHQSQSNLDQIGDTKPNPEPSTIVEVLDLTHDQNAPFRVEFDEQRWRTHLARLKPLGLAALLNTCAEAPRHTYAHFCAHLTCEAHYSEDLVPVTNRRCLCELAKQIGFTDTVTNSYNVQECLAVFRHLQADTIRRETRFVRSLHLSTRVKVPLPHMLAVLVKEHSNQLQMLTQGTADIILDSCVDYWNGSDLTPISPSDRKKIIDFYQRNSLTAYCTAFAYKPLTRGISSALAQQYLELPADSRSLYAPHSSQWPDAPALHFHSTDSLLFNEITDDDVSDADGYFDMQCNQVFIGMVTMQYQAQSDMVELIERLERACIRFVHFSKENELRSRVFSEKMGLESGWNCHISLMSDRPGSKPSSPLSSQTLGRERGNTASQLTRPDTGDVTTYSGNISSSKALSMSAPGAINLVHTTVKFNDEIKKTRHSLTTHQGLKLQRGSVATSQASTDSLLHDDAPDTADSPPDACRSLSCLTDSTDHSAPLNFDMSNRAKLPRGIENIRPHIEQVDNVPLLVSLFTDCTANSVHRMIQIMQDYGEVVCVMGSAANCQNMEVFMQADASIAVEPLYPVLCQKMPPYQVPQTCIGPIDLARSLNSVPCSLSLKSKWQTQPYANYCNTEMARAADVSLFALITMSRHFTMCLWNTTQFWICSACFLSLIQVVSVMCFGVGALTVGGAAWGALVGAVLASALGFAPPPSALMLRAATRPALSFSPRMALFIFWCYACKFLPSVISILLLHGLTLRSFCEQIADFTNSTSCWLIYPVNVGNSCVGSSQDLSLKSWQGWGDEFYDGLYLAQHITLALVTLHLIIISLSFVHRHSSIWQRRFWSNRVWSTRVVLLIIIQGVASGLLLRGTYGACDAWGACALRYRPPGALSGAYAASLLLVFLLNELIKWQEIK; from the exons AGACTCTAGATCAAGCCATTGAAAAATGTCTATGGAAAGAACATCATTATCCACACTTATGCGCTCCTTTCTCGCCCTGTGTGATACTACAATGGACGTACAGAGATG GTGTCATAGTAAATCTCCCCTGGGCGCTGTTGGTGGAAGGGGACATAATCGTGCTCCGACCGGGCCAGGAAGTTCCGGGACATTGTCAGGGTCTGCAGCCAGGGGATCCAGAATTATTCTTTGGGCAGATTTTTTTATCTGGATCACAG TCAAAAGAGCATTTCAGCGCGCCGCGCGTGCGCACACCGCACCCCAATGAGGCCTATAAAATGTGCGAAACGCCTTACTTGAACAACTTGAAACTGGCCCTCGGCCAGGCCACAGCTAGACCTGTGACCGTGTTCGAGAAACAGAGGTACTTG TGCACGGTGAAGATTCTAGAAGGCATAGTGCTGCCGGTGGCGGTGTCGCTGGTGCTGGCGGCGAGCGCGGCGCGCCACGTGGCCCGCCTGCCTGGCGCGCCGCACTGGAGCGAGGTGTACTTGCTGCAGCCGGCGGCGGCGTCCGTGCCGCTGCTGCAGATATTCTTCCCCCTCGCCTGGGTGACGCTCAACTGCTACGGGCTGGCGAG GTTTAAACTATTGTCGGAAACGCGTCAAATATACACCCGTCCCAAATCCTGTTCCATATCCGAGGAAGCGACCGACCCGCTCATACAAGCGCTGAGCGAATCCAACCTCAAAGTGGACAGCTTGCGATCTCTGGGCAAGACCTTCTGGAACATTCTCCTCGGTAGAGAGGACATGGTCGCGAGAACTGCCAATATTGTTCACGTTTTGGGCTCCTTGTCG GCTCTCTGCTGTGTGGATAAAAAGGGCATTTTATCGTGGCCCAATCCAACCGCGGAGAAAGTATTCTTTCTGCGCAATTCGAGCCCCACTTCGCAAAATTCCAGCAAAACCAGCCTCGTGGACTCAATGGGACACCAGAGCCAAAGCAACCTCGACCAAATTGGCGACACCAAACCGAATCCCGAACCATCTACTATCGTTGAG GTGCTGGATCTAACCCACGACCAAAACGCGCCGTTCCGCGTGGAGTTTGACGAACAAAGATGGCGCACGCACCTCGCGCGTTTGAAACCCTTGGGTCTCGCTGCGTTGCTCAACACGTGTGCGGAGGCTCCGAGGCACACTTACGCGCACTTCTGCGCACACCTCACATGCGAGGCTCACTACAG TGAAGATCTAGTGCCTGTAACGAATCGAAGATGTCTTTGCGAATTGGCAAAACAAATTGGATTCACTGATACCGTCACTAATTCATATAATGTACAAGAATGTTTGGCTGTCTTCAGACATTTG CAAGCAGATACAATACGGCGGGAGACGCGCTTCGTGCGCTCGCTGCACCTGAGCACGCGCGTCAAGGTGCCGCTCCCGCACATGCTGGCAGTTCTCGTGAAGGAGCACTCCAACCAGCTGCAGATGCTGACGCAG GGCACGGCAGACATAATCCTGGACTCGTGCGTGGACTACTGGAACGGCAGCGACCTCACGCCGATATCGCCGTCGGATCGCAAGAAGATCATCGACTTCTACCAGCGGAACTCTCTCACGGCCTACTGTACTGCCTTCGCTTACAA gccTTTGACCCGTGGCATATCTTCGGCTCTGGCACAGCAATACTTGGAGCTGCCGGCAGATAGTCGCTCTCTGTACGCCCCACACTCGAGCCAATGGCCTGACGCGCCCGCACTGCACTTTCACTCTACAG ATTCTTTGCTATTCAACGAAATAACGGATGACGACGTCAGTGACGCTGACGGATATTTTGACATGCAGTGCAATCAG gtatttataggAATGGTGACAATGCAGTACCAGGCGCAAAGCGACATGGTGGAGTTGATTGAGCGCCTCGAGCGCGCTTGCATTCGCTTCGTACACTTCAGCAAGGAGAACGAACTGCGCTCGCGCGTCTTCAGCGAGAAGATGGGCTTGGAGTCCGGCTGGAACTGCCACATCTCGCTCATGAGCGACCGCCCTGGCAG CAAGCCGAGCTCGCCGCTGTCGTCCCAGACGCTGGGCCGCGAGCGCGGCAACACGGCGTCGCAACTCACTAGGCCCGACACGGGTGACGTCACTACCTATAG CGGGAATATTTCGTCGTCAAAAGCTCTGTCGATGTCAGCGCCTGGGGCGATCAACTTGGTACATACCACTGTCAAGTTTAACGATGAAATTAAGAAGACCCGCCATTCGCTTACCACGCATCAGGGATTGAAG CTTCAGCGCGGCAGTGTGGCCACGAGCCAAGCGTCCACGGACTCCCTGCTGCACGACGACGCGCCGGACACGGCAGATTCGCCACCGGACGCATGCCGCTCCCTGTCCTGCCTGACGGACTCAACCGACCACTCCGCGCCGCTCAACTTCGACATGAGCAACCGG GCGAAACTCCCGCGCGGCATCGAGAACATTCGGCCTCACATCGAGCAAGTTGACAACGTGCCACTTCTCGTCTCCCTGTTCACGGATTGCACCGCGAACTCCGTGCATCGAATGATACAGATTATGCAG GATTATGGCGAAGTGGTCTGCGTGATGGGCTCTGCAGCAAATTGCCAGAACATGGAGGTATTCATGCAGGCTGATGCCAG CATAGCAGTGGAGCCCCTATACCCAGTGTTGTGTCAAAAGATGCCTCCCTACCAAGTGCCACAAACTTGCATCGGACCCATCGACCTAGCGCGGTCACTCAATTCTGTGCCCTGCTCCTTGTCG CTGAAAAGTAAATGGCAAACTCAGCCGTACGCCAACTATTGCAATACCGag ATGGCGCGCGCCGCGGACGTGTCTCTGTTCGCGCTGATCACGATGTCGCGCCACTTCACCATGTGTCTGTGGAACACCACCCAGTTCTGGATCTGCAGCGCCTGCTTCCTATCACTGATACAG GTGGTGTCGGTGATGTGCTTCGGCGTGGGCGCGCTCACGGTGGGCGGCGCGGCGTGGGGCGCGCTGGTGGGCGCGGTGCTGGCCAGCGCGCTGGGCTTCGCGCCGCCGCCCTCCGCTCTCATGCTGCGCGCCGCCACCAGACCCGCTCTCTCTTTCAGCCCTAGG atggcgctgttcatATTCTGGTGCTACGCGTGCAAGTTCCTACCCTCAGTGATATCGATCCTACTTCTCCACGGCCTCACACTGAGGAGTTTCTGCGAGCAAATAGCTGACTTCACCAACTCCACCTCGTGCTGGCTTATATACCCAGTGAATGTTGGCAACTCCTGTGTGGGCTCGAGCCAGGACCTGTCTCTGAAGAGCTGGCAGGGATGGGGAGATGAGTTCTACGACGGATTGTATTTGGCGCAGCATATTACACTGGCGTTGGTCACTTTGCATTTAA TTATAATATCGCTGTCGTTCGTGCATAGACACTCCTCGATATGGCAGAGGAGGTTTTGGTCTAACAGAGTTTGGTCCACGAGAGTGGTGCTATT AATAATAATCCAGGGCGTAGCGAGCGGCTTGCTGCTTCGCGGTACGTACGGGGCTTGCGACGCGTGGGGCGCGTGCGCACTGCGGTACAGGCCGCCGGGCGCGCTCAGCGGGGCGTATGCCGCCTCCCTGCTGCTCGTGTTCCTGCTCAACGAGCTCATCAAGTGGCAGGAGATCAAGTGA
- the l(2)k05819 gene encoding transmembrane protein 94 isoform X3 — MTFVLLLKNINKKNRMGLGIIRNIISLKSERVLLSGIAYTVIIINIICLILTYLVGGTLLAQGYLLWEALFLFILLVINIVVAINEEYLYRNEIPHRVKKVLETLDQAIEKCLWKEHHYPHLCAPFSPCVILQWTYRDGVIVNLPWALLVEGDIIVLRPGQEVPGHCQGLQPGDPELFFGQIFLSGSQSKEHFSAPRVRTPHPNEAYKMCETPYLNNLKLALGQATARPVTVFEKQRYLCTVKILEGIVLPVAVSLVLAASAARHVARLPGAPHWSEVYLLQPAAASVPLLQIFFPLAWVTLNCYGLARFKLLSETRQIYTRPKSCSISEEATDPLIQALSESNLKVDSLRSLGKTFWNILLGREDMVARTANIVHVLGSLSALCCVDKKGILSWPNPTAEKVFFLRNSSPTSQNSSKTSLVDSMGHQSQSNLDQIGDTKPNPEPSTIVEVLDLTHDQNAPFRVEFDEQRWRTHLARLKPLGLAALLNTCAEAPRHTYAHFCAHLTCEAHYSEDLVPVTNRRCLCELAKQIGFTDTVTNSYNVQECLAVFRHLQADTIRRETRFVRSLHLSTRVKVPLPHMLAVLVKEHSNQLQMLTQGTADIILDSCVDYWNGSDLTPISPSDRKKIIDFYQRNSLTAYCTAFAYKPLTRGISSALAQQYLELPADSRSLYAPHSSQWPDAPALHFHSTDSLLFNEITDDDVSDADGYFDMQCNQVFIGMVTMQYQAQSDMVELIERLERACIRFVHFSKENELRSRVFSEKMGLESGWNCHISLMSDRPGSGNISSSKALSMSAPGAINLVHTTVKFNDEIKKTRHSLTTHQGLKLQRGSVATSQASTDSLLHDDAPDTADSPPDACRSLSCLTDSTDHSAPLNFDMSNRAKLPRGIENIRPHIEQVDNVPLLVSLFTDCTANSVHRMIQIMQDYGEVVCVMGSAANCQNMEVFMQADASIAVEPLYPVLCQKMPPYQVPQTCIGPIDLARSLNSVPCSLSLKSKWQTQPYANYCNTEMARAADVSLFALITMSRHFTMCLWNTTQFWICSACFLSLIQVVSVMCFGVGALTVGGAAWGALVGAVLASALGFAPPPSALMLRAATRPALSFSPRMALFIFWCYACKFLPSVISILLLHGLTLRSFCEQIADFTNSTSCWLIYPVNVGNSCVGSSQDLSLKSWQGWGDEFYDGLYLAQHITLALVTLHLIIISLSFVHRHSSIWQRRFWSNRVWSTRVVLLIIIQGVASGLLLRGTYGACDAWGACALRYRPPGALSGAYAASLLLVFLLNELIKWQEIK; from the exons AGACTCTAGATCAAGCCATTGAAAAATGTCTATGGAAAGAACATCATTATCCACACTTATGCGCTCCTTTCTCGCCCTGTGTGATACTACAATGGACGTACAGAGATG GTGTCATAGTAAATCTCCCCTGGGCGCTGTTGGTGGAAGGGGACATAATCGTGCTCCGACCGGGCCAGGAAGTTCCGGGACATTGTCAGGGTCTGCAGCCAGGGGATCCAGAATTATTCTTTGGGCAGATTTTTTTATCTGGATCACAG TCAAAAGAGCATTTCAGCGCGCCGCGCGTGCGCACACCGCACCCCAATGAGGCCTATAAAATGTGCGAAACGCCTTACTTGAACAACTTGAAACTGGCCCTCGGCCAGGCCACAGCTAGACCTGTGACCGTGTTCGAGAAACAGAGGTACTTG TGCACGGTGAAGATTCTAGAAGGCATAGTGCTGCCGGTGGCGGTGTCGCTGGTGCTGGCGGCGAGCGCGGCGCGCCACGTGGCCCGCCTGCCTGGCGCGCCGCACTGGAGCGAGGTGTACTTGCTGCAGCCGGCGGCGGCGTCCGTGCCGCTGCTGCAGATATTCTTCCCCCTCGCCTGGGTGACGCTCAACTGCTACGGGCTGGCGAG GTTTAAACTATTGTCGGAAACGCGTCAAATATACACCCGTCCCAAATCCTGTTCCATATCCGAGGAAGCGACCGACCCGCTCATACAAGCGCTGAGCGAATCCAACCTCAAAGTGGACAGCTTGCGATCTCTGGGCAAGACCTTCTGGAACATTCTCCTCGGTAGAGAGGACATGGTCGCGAGAACTGCCAATATTGTTCACGTTTTGGGCTCCTTGTCG GCTCTCTGCTGTGTGGATAAAAAGGGCATTTTATCGTGGCCCAATCCAACCGCGGAGAAAGTATTCTTTCTGCGCAATTCGAGCCCCACTTCGCAAAATTCCAGCAAAACCAGCCTCGTGGACTCAATGGGACACCAGAGCCAAAGCAACCTCGACCAAATTGGCGACACCAAACCGAATCCCGAACCATCTACTATCGTTGAG GTGCTGGATCTAACCCACGACCAAAACGCGCCGTTCCGCGTGGAGTTTGACGAACAAAGATGGCGCACGCACCTCGCGCGTTTGAAACCCTTGGGTCTCGCTGCGTTGCTCAACACGTGTGCGGAGGCTCCGAGGCACACTTACGCGCACTTCTGCGCACACCTCACATGCGAGGCTCACTACAG TGAAGATCTAGTGCCTGTAACGAATCGAAGATGTCTTTGCGAATTGGCAAAACAAATTGGATTCACTGATACCGTCACTAATTCATATAATGTACAAGAATGTTTGGCTGTCTTCAGACATTTG CAAGCAGATACAATACGGCGGGAGACGCGCTTCGTGCGCTCGCTGCACCTGAGCACGCGCGTCAAGGTGCCGCTCCCGCACATGCTGGCAGTTCTCGTGAAGGAGCACTCCAACCAGCTGCAGATGCTGACGCAG GGCACGGCAGACATAATCCTGGACTCGTGCGTGGACTACTGGAACGGCAGCGACCTCACGCCGATATCGCCGTCGGATCGCAAGAAGATCATCGACTTCTACCAGCGGAACTCTCTCACGGCCTACTGTACTGCCTTCGCTTACAA gccTTTGACCCGTGGCATATCTTCGGCTCTGGCACAGCAATACTTGGAGCTGCCGGCAGATAGTCGCTCTCTGTACGCCCCACACTCGAGCCAATGGCCTGACGCGCCCGCACTGCACTTTCACTCTACAG ATTCTTTGCTATTCAACGAAATAACGGATGACGACGTCAGTGACGCTGACGGATATTTTGACATGCAGTGCAATCAG gtatttataggAATGGTGACAATGCAGTACCAGGCGCAAAGCGACATGGTGGAGTTGATTGAGCGCCTCGAGCGCGCTTGCATTCGCTTCGTACACTTCAGCAAGGAGAACGAACTGCGCTCGCGCGTCTTCAGCGAGAAGATGGGCTTGGAGTCCGGCTGGAACTGCCACATCTCGCTCATGAGCGACCGCCCTGGCAG CGGGAATATTTCGTCGTCAAAAGCTCTGTCGATGTCAGCGCCTGGGGCGATCAACTTGGTACATACCACTGTCAAGTTTAACGATGAAATTAAGAAGACCCGCCATTCGCTTACCACGCATCAGGGATTGAAG CTTCAGCGCGGCAGTGTGGCCACGAGCCAAGCGTCCACGGACTCCCTGCTGCACGACGACGCGCCGGACACGGCAGATTCGCCACCGGACGCATGCCGCTCCCTGTCCTGCCTGACGGACTCAACCGACCACTCCGCGCCGCTCAACTTCGACATGAGCAACCGG GCGAAACTCCCGCGCGGCATCGAGAACATTCGGCCTCACATCGAGCAAGTTGACAACGTGCCACTTCTCGTCTCCCTGTTCACGGATTGCACCGCGAACTCCGTGCATCGAATGATACAGATTATGCAG GATTATGGCGAAGTGGTCTGCGTGATGGGCTCTGCAGCAAATTGCCAGAACATGGAGGTATTCATGCAGGCTGATGCCAG CATAGCAGTGGAGCCCCTATACCCAGTGTTGTGTCAAAAGATGCCTCCCTACCAAGTGCCACAAACTTGCATCGGACCCATCGACCTAGCGCGGTCACTCAATTCTGTGCCCTGCTCCTTGTCG CTGAAAAGTAAATGGCAAACTCAGCCGTACGCCAACTATTGCAATACCGag ATGGCGCGCGCCGCGGACGTGTCTCTGTTCGCGCTGATCACGATGTCGCGCCACTTCACCATGTGTCTGTGGAACACCACCCAGTTCTGGATCTGCAGCGCCTGCTTCCTATCACTGATACAG GTGGTGTCGGTGATGTGCTTCGGCGTGGGCGCGCTCACGGTGGGCGGCGCGGCGTGGGGCGCGCTGGTGGGCGCGGTGCTGGCCAGCGCGCTGGGCTTCGCGCCGCCGCCCTCCGCTCTCATGCTGCGCGCCGCCACCAGACCCGCTCTCTCTTTCAGCCCTAGG atggcgctgttcatATTCTGGTGCTACGCGTGCAAGTTCCTACCCTCAGTGATATCGATCCTACTTCTCCACGGCCTCACACTGAGGAGTTTCTGCGAGCAAATAGCTGACTTCACCAACTCCACCTCGTGCTGGCTTATATACCCAGTGAATGTTGGCAACTCCTGTGTGGGCTCGAGCCAGGACCTGTCTCTGAAGAGCTGGCAGGGATGGGGAGATGAGTTCTACGACGGATTGTATTTGGCGCAGCATATTACACTGGCGTTGGTCACTTTGCATTTAA TTATAATATCGCTGTCGTTCGTGCATAGACACTCCTCGATATGGCAGAGGAGGTTTTGGTCTAACAGAGTTTGGTCCACGAGAGTGGTGCTATT AATAATAATCCAGGGCGTAGCGAGCGGCTTGCTGCTTCGCGGTACGTACGGGGCTTGCGACGCGTGGGGCGCGTGCGCACTGCGGTACAGGCCGCCGGGCGCGCTCAGCGGGGCGTATGCCGCCTCCCTGCTGCTCGTGTTCCTGCTCAACGAGCTCATCAAGTGGCAGGAGATCAAGTGA